The following coding sequences are from one Deltaproteobacteria bacterium window:
- the ybeY gene encoding rRNA maturation RNase YbeY — MKVAVLNRTRRRGVVGTVRKAVEAALEGSVSGDAEVSVLLTDDEEIRGLNRRYRGRDAPTDVLSFPMDDDVMVGDIVISVERALAQASELGVAPERELARLAVHGALHLIGYDHVRGGRQAARMRAREEEVMAAIERGDGASGHERPRRL, encoded by the coding sequence CTGAAGGTTGCGGTTCTGAACAGGACGAGAAGGCGCGGCGTGGTCGGGACGGTACGCAAGGCGGTGGAAGCGGCCCTGGAAGGCTCGGTCTCCGGTGACGCCGAGGTCAGTGTCCTGCTTACCGACGACGAAGAGATAAGGGGGCTCAACCGCCGCTACCGGGGCAGGGACGCCCCGACGGACGTGCTGAGCTTTCCCATGGACGACGACGTCATGGTGGGAGATATCGTCATATCGGTGGAGCGGGCCCTGGCCCAGGCCTCGGAGCTGGGTGTGGCGCCGGAGCGCGAGCTCGCCCGTCTGGCCGTGCACGGGGCGCTCCACCTCATCGGATACGACCATGTCCGCGGAGGCCGGCAGGCGGCCAGGATGCGGGCGAGGGAGGAAGAGGTTATGGCGGCCATCGAGCGGGGGGACGGCGCTTCTGGACATGAACGGCCGCGCCGTTTATAA
- a CDS encoding PhoH family protein, with translation MLKESRQEVITRIDLEDNDAALQIFGEGGENLKRFERRLGVRIATRGAVVTIQGAADKVDVAGRVITEVADLVSRGYALHPTDLDYAVRILSADRNARLADIFLDTLLVSFKKKRIVPKSVAQKRYIDAMRRSDMVFCIGPAGTGKSYLAMAAAVAALTEKKVDRIILTRPAVEAGEKLGFLPGDLAAKVDPYLRPLYDALYDMMDFDRASRLIERGTIEVAPLAFMRGRTLNDSFVILDEAQNTTLEQMKMFLTRLGFGSKAVITGDITQVDLPLATPSGLVEVIKVLESVSGIEFVYFSELDVVRHPLVQDIVKAFDRLESRKKSRIVEEL, from the coding sequence ATATTGAAAGAGTCGCGGCAAGAGGTCATAACCCGGATAGACCTTGAGGACAACGACGCGGCCCTCCAGATCTTCGGAGAGGGCGGCGAAAACCTCAAGAGGTTCGAGCGCCGCCTCGGCGTGCGGATCGCCACCAGGGGCGCCGTCGTAACCATACAGGGGGCCGCCGACAAGGTCGATGTGGCCGGCAGGGTCATAACCGAGGTCGCGGACCTCGTCTCCCGTGGGTACGCCCTCCACCCCACGGACCTCGACTACGCGGTGAGGATACTGTCGGCCGACAGGAACGCGAGGCTCGCCGACATATTCCTCGACACCCTCCTCGTCTCCTTCAAGAAAAAACGCATCGTCCCCAAGAGCGTTGCCCAGAAACGCTACATCGACGCCATGCGGCGCAGCGACATGGTCTTTTGCATAGGCCCTGCCGGCACGGGCAAGTCATATCTCGCCATGGCCGCCGCAGTGGCCGCCCTCACAGAGAAGAAGGTGGACAGGATAATCCTCACCCGGCCGGCCGTCGAGGCCGGCGAGAAGCTCGGCTTTCTGCCCGGCGACCTGGCCGCCAAGGTGGACCCCTATCTGCGCCCCCTCTACGACGCCCTCTACGACATGATGGACTTCGACCGGGCGAGCAGGCTCATAGAGCGGGGCACCATCGAGGTGGCCCCCCTGGCCTTCATGCGGGGGCGCACGCTCAACGACTCTTTCGTCATCCTCGACGAGGCCCAGAACACGACCCTCGAACAGATGAAGATGTTCCTAACCAGGCTCGGCTTCGGCAGCAAGGCGGTCATAACGGGCGACATAACGCAGGTGGACCTTCCCCTCGCCACGCCCTCTGGCCTTGTCGAGGTGATCAAGGTCCTCGAAAGCGTGAGCGGCATAGAGTTCGTCTACTTCAGCGAGCTCGACGTGGTCCGCCATCCCCTCGTCCAGGATATCGTCAAGGCCTTCGACAGGCTCGAATCGAGGAAGAAGAGCCGTATAGTGGAGGAGCTGTGA
- a CDS encoding UDP-3-O-acyl-N-acetylglucosamine deacetylase, protein MSQKTLDKKIGFSGIGIHTGAQSTVTVLPAAEHTGIRFVRTDLADRPVIRAAASNVVDTRCATTLGASGATVSTVEHLLAAFYGLGVDNAVVRVDGPEIPIMDGSAAVFAEMIVCAGLRELDAPREYVVVKRPVKVSDGESFVMILPCDSMEFSMDYSMDFAHPVLASQNFSGSFSGETFIREIAPARTYGFLSEVEMLRANGLALGGSLANALVIDDTRILNDEGLRYPDEMVRHKVLDLMGDISILGRRLIGRLVAYRSGHRLNYEFVKKLLHSADRWELRRGSGPRDAEDRGLRAVSLESRRLYGSDGKPGESADFVIF, encoded by the coding sequence ATGAGTCAGAAGACACTTGACAAGAAGATAGGTTTCAGCGGCATAGGGATTCACACCGGCGCGCAGTCTACGGTTACCGTACTGCCGGCCGCCGAACACACGGGCATACGTTTTGTCAGGACCGACCTCGCCGACAGGCCGGTCATCAGGGCCGCGGCCTCCAATGTGGTCGACACGCGCTGCGCCACCACGCTCGGCGCCTCGGGGGCGACGGTGAGCACCGTCGAGCACCTGCTGGCGGCCTTCTACGGTCTCGGCGTGGACAACGCCGTCGTCCGTGTGGACGGCCCGGAGATACCCATCATGGACGGCAGCGCAGCGGTCTTCGCCGAAATGATCGTCTGCGCCGGTCTGCGCGAGCTCGACGCCCCCCGCGAGTACGTGGTGGTCAAGAGGCCCGTCAAGGTGTCCGACGGCGAGAGCTTCGTCATGATTCTGCCCTGCGACTCCATGGAGTTCTCCATGGACTACAGCATGGACTTCGCCCATCCCGTGCTGGCCAGCCAGAACTTTTCGGGCTCCTTTTCGGGCGAAACCTTCATAAGGGAGATAGCGCCTGCCAGGACCTACGGCTTTCTCAGCGAGGTGGAGATGCTGCGGGCCAACGGACTCGCCCTCGGAGGCTCGCTCGCCAACGCCCTCGTCATCGACGATACGCGCATACTCAACGACGAGGGGCTCCGCTATCCCGACGAGATGGTCCGTCACAAGGTCCTCGACCTCATGGGCGACATATCGATCCTCGGACGTCGCCTCATAGGGAGGCTCGTCGCCTACCGCTCGGGCCACAGGCTCAACTACGAGTTCGTCAAGAAGCTCCTGCACAGCGCCGACCGCTGGGAGCTGCGCCGCGGCTCCGGGCCCCGGGACGCCGAAGACAGGGGCTTGCGGGCCGTCTCCCTCGAGAGCCGCCGGCTCTACGGGTCCGACGGCAAGCCGGGCGAGAGCGCCGACTTCGTCATCTTCTGA